GTGAAGGTCCAGTACAGGCCCACGTGCTTGTCGTCCAGGCGGTTCTGGCCCACCTGCACGTTCTCCCAGCCCAGCGCCAGACCCGTGGTCCTGCCCTGCGCGCGGGTGCGACCGACGAACACGCCGATCTGGTTGCGATGGTTGTCGGAGGCAGCGGCCCACACGTCCAGACCCGCCTGCAGGCCCATCACATCGCCATCGAAGCCCGGCTGCGCATCCTCCTTCCAATGGATCTCGCTGCTCTGCCCCACCAACCGCCCCCAGGCGGTGCGGAACGCGCCCTGGTTGTACAGCAGGCGCTGCTCGCCCTGCCGCTCGTGGAAGGTACCGAGGCTGGCCAGCGAGGTCTCGCGCAGCAGCGGCGGCACCACCGCATAGGCGGCGGTCTCCACGCGGTACAGCGGTACCACTGTGCCCTCGGCGGGGCGTGCACCCGGCGTAGGCGGCGCGCCGGTGCCGGGCAGCGCACCGCCGGCCACCGGCACGTCCGGCACGGCCGGATCGCTGGGTGGCGCCACCGGCACCGGTTCCGGCGGCGGTGGCGGCGGTGCGGTCTCGCCCGCGGTCAGGTCCGGATCGGTGGCGCCTTCGGGCGGCGGTGGCGGCGCAGGGGTGATCGGCGGCGGCGGGGCCACGGGAGGCGTCAGCGGTGGCGGTGTCGCGCTGCCGCCACCGTTGGGTGCTGGCGTCGGCCCGGTCACCAGCGTCGAACGCAGGTACCAGTTCTCTGCGGTACCGGCACTGACACCGCCCTTGAACAGGAAGTACTCGTAGGCACCGGCCGCGACCGGTGCGAACAGCGAGAACGCGCCCGGCGCGGTGCGGCCACCATTCAAGGCCTGCACCACCAGGATGCCGTCGGCCAGCGTGGCCGCGCCGCTGCCGCCGGCGTTGAGCACGCCGATGCCGGTGGTCCCGGTGGCAGTACCGCCGTCGATCACCAGACGGTCGCTGGTGGAGTTGTCCGCGCCCAGCACAGTGCGCAGGTACAGGCCACCACCGTCTCCGCGGTAGTTACCACGCACGGTGAACACGTCGCCAGCGCCGGTGCCGGTCAGGTCGATGCGCCCGGCATTGACCATCTCCACCAGTGCACCACTGTTGAACGGACGGATGGCATGGCCGCCGCTGCCCGCGTACACAGTACTGGTGTCATCCACCGTGAGCGTGCCGGTGCCGGTACTGCTGTCGCCCAGCACCAGGTCGCCATCGAAGCTCAGCTCCGTGCTGTTGGCCAGGTTGATCGTCTCCCAGTTCTGGAAGCGGCCCACGCCGGCGGTCTTGACGTTGCTGAGGTTGAGCTGGTCGATGCCGCTGCCACCGTCGAACAGCGGCACCGCGCCAAGGTTGCCCTGGTTGAGGTTGCCGAGGGTGGCCACGTCGTTGTCCGGCCCCATGTCGATCGCACCGTAGACGATGCCACCGCCATTCCAGTTGAAGGTGTCATCGCCGGTACTGAGCAGCACCTGCCCGCGCACGGTGCCGTCGGTGATGGTCACGCTGTCGTTGCCGCCGCTGACGCTGATGTTGCCGCCGATATAGGCCGTGCCAGAAATGATGATGGTGTCGGTGTCGAAGCCGGTCACCACGTTGCCATCCACGGTACCGCCGGACTGGTCCCACAGGTTCTTGTCCAGCTTCATGTTGACGCGGCCGATGCGGCCTGCGGTCATCCAGGCCTGGTCGCCATCCTCGAACGCACCGATGATGCGGCCACCGCTCATGCGGAAGGTATCGATGTTGTCGCCCTGCTGCAGCGCGCCGATCGTGCCGCCACTCATGACGAAATCATCGCGGCCACTGCCCTGCGCCACCACGCCGGTGACGGTGCCACCGGTGACGGTCATCTGGTCATCGCCACTGCCCTGGTCGACGCTGTCGATCGTACCGTTGCCCAGCACCAGCACGTCGTTGCCATCGCCCTGCAGGACGCCGCCGCTGATGCTGCCGGCCTGCATGTCCAGGCGGTCATTGCCGGCACCGAACTGCACGCCGGTGCGCCCGCTGATCGTTCCGCGGTTGACCAGCACGCTGTCGCCCGCGCCGACGAACTGCAGCGCGGTGTTGTTGCCGGTACTGATGCTGCCCGCATTTTCGACGCGGCTGCCACCACCGAGCTGGACCGCCACGCCGCCCACCGAACTGATCGTGCCCAGGTTGGACAGCAGGTGCCCGCCAGCACCCACCAGCGCAATGGCGCTGGCGCCGCCGCTCTGCTGCAGCTGCGCTCCGCTGTCGACGTTGACGGTGACGCCGGCCGCGCCCGTGGCGGTGATCGGCACCGTCTGCGGATTCGGTGCATTGGCATCGCAGGTGACGGTCTGGCCCGCAACCGGAGCGACGGTGTCACAGCCGGCCCAGGCGGCGCCGGCGGTCAGCAGCATGATGGACGGGACGGTCAGGGCCTGCAGCACGGAAACCGTGAGGCGGCATGGACGGAAAGCGCGCGGAACGGCACGGGGCATACAGCACTCCTGGACAGGGGATCAGGAACTGCGGATATGCGGTACTGCGCAGGCAGTCTGCCGTGTGGTGAACGGTTTCGACAGGTGAAATTTCGTGGCGGCCATCACAGTTCAGTTGCGAACTTGATGGAGCATCACCTCACATCCACGTGGCTGAAACTCTTCATCTTTGCGGCGAACACAGGCCGCCGCGGAAAGCATCCACGCATGGCGTGGATGAGATGCCGTCAGATCTTCAGATAGATCTTCCGCCGGTCCAGCCACCCCGCCACGCCCCACCACAGCGCGACGAACGCCAGCGCCTGCAGCATCGATGCCAACTCAAGCGCCTGCGGCATCGCGGCGGCCAGTTGCTGCCAGATCCAGCTCCAGGCACCGCTGGCCATCAACGCCACCGACATCACCGAGGCCCCCAGATACGCGGTGATCGCATTGACGCCGAAGCGCCGGCCCAGCGCCGGCCATCCCTTCTGGTCGATCAGCACGTGGCCCAACCACAGTGCCAGCGCGGCCAGGCCACCGGTCCACAGCACGTAGCTGGGCGTCCACAGCTGCTTGTTCAACGGCAGCACCGTGGCCAGCAGCAGCCCCAGCACGGCGGTTGCCACACCCAGGCCAGCCAATGCCGCCGCACGACCGCTGCGCAGCAGACCACCGGCCAACAGGCCGAGCACGGTACTGGCCAGCGCACCCAGCGTGCTCAGCAACCCTTCCGGGTCATGGCCCAGCCCGGTATCGGCCTGCCACTGGTAGATCCAGGGGGCGAACAGCGTGGTGTCCAGGCGGCTGGCCGGGTTGGTCCATGGCGCCACGTCACCGATGCCCAGCAGCAGCGCGGTGTAGCCCACCAGCAGCGTGACCAGCACGCCCACCTGCACGCGCGGCCGCGCATACACCGCCAGCACACCCACCAACGCTGCGCACACCGCAATCCGTTGCAGCACGCCCCAGATGCGGAAGTGATGGGTATGCAGCGCCCACCAGATCATCAGGTGCAGCAGCGCACCGGCCACCAGGATGCGCAGCGCGCGCTCCAGTACGCCGCGCGCCAACGCCGGTCGCGCCGCCGTATCCTGCGCGCGCGGTGCCACGCTGAAGGCCATCGACACGCCCACCAGGAACAGGAAGAACGGGAACACCAGGTCGGTGGGCGTGCAGCCGTGCCATTCCGAATGGCGCAGCGGTGCGAACACCGCACTCCAGTCTCCCGGGTTGTTGACCAGCAGCATCGCCGCCACGGTGATGCCGCGCAGGGCATCGATCGAGCCCAGGCGGCGTGGCGGCGTACTGTTCATCAGGCGGCCTCGTACTGTCCGGCAATCCAGGTACCGCGCACCTGCAGGGCTTCGTCCAGCAGCACCAGGTCGGCCTGGTAGCCCTCGGCGATATGGCCCAGGCGGTCGTCGACGTTGAGGAACTGCGCCGGATAGGTCGACGCCATGCGTGCAGCTTCGGCCAGCGGTTGGCCAAGCAGCTGCACGGTATTGCGGACGGCGGTGGCCATGTCCAGCGCAGAACCGGCCAGCGAACCGGCGGCATTGCGTACCACACCATCGATGGCGGTGATGGTTTCGCCATACAGCACGTAACTGGGATCGTCGGCACCGACCGGCGGCATCGCATCGGTCACCAGCAGCAGGCGACCACGCGGCTTGGCCGCCAGTGCCACACGCAGGCTGGCCGGGTGCACATGCACGCCGTCGACGATGATGCCGATCCAGCTATCGCGGTCTTCCAGCGCAGCGCCCACCGCACCGGGCTCACGGCCCTGCAACGGCGACATCGCGTTGTACAGGTGAGTGAAGCCGCGCACGCCCGCATCCAGGCCGGCGCGGATTTCTTCGTAGGTGCCTGCGGTGTGGCCGGCGGCGACGATCACGCCCCGCTCGACCAGTGCACGGATGGTCTCCAGCGGCACGCGCTCCGGCGCCAGCGTCAGTAGGGTCACGCCGTTGTCCAGCGACGCGGCCAGTGCGATCTCTTCTTCATCCGGCACGCGGAACTTGCTGGCATCGTGCGTGCCCTTGCGCGTCGGCGCGATGTACGGGCCTTCCAGGTGGATGCCGATCAC
This genomic interval from Stenotrophomonas sp. 57 contains the following:
- a CDS encoding autotransporter outer membrane beta-barrel domain-containing protein, which produces MPRAVPRAFRPCRLTVSVLQALTVPSIMLLTAGAAWAGCDTVAPVAGQTVTCDANAPNPQTVPITATGAAGVTVNVDSGAQLQQSGGASAIALVGAGGHLLSNLGTISSVGGVAVQLGGGSRVENAGSISTGNNTALQFVGAGDSVLVNRGTISGRTGVQFGAGNDRLDMQAGSISGGVLQGDGNDVLVLGNGTIDSVDQGSGDDQMTVTGGTVTGVVAQGSGRDDFVMSGGTIGALQQGDNIDTFRMSGGRIIGAFEDGDQAWMTAGRIGRVNMKLDKNLWDQSGGTVDGNVVTGFDTDTIIISGTAYIGGNISVSGGNDSVTITDGTVRGQVLLSTGDDTFNWNGGGIVYGAIDMGPDNDVATLGNLNQGNLGAVPLFDGGSGIDQLNLSNVKTAGVGRFQNWETINLANSTELSFDGDLVLGDSSTGTGTLTVDDTSTVYAGSGGHAIRPFNSGALVEMVNAGRIDLTGTGAGDVFTVRGNYRGDGGGLYLRTVLGADNSTSDRLVIDGGTATGTTGIGVLNAGGSGAATLADGILVVQALNGGRTAPGAFSLFAPVAAGAYEYFLFKGGVSAGTAENWYLRSTLVTGPTPAPNGGGSATPPPLTPPVAPPPPITPAPPPPPEGATDPDLTAGETAPPPPPPEPVPVAPPSDPAVPDVPVAGGALPGTGAPPTPGARPAEGTVVPLYRVETAAYAVVPPLLRETSLASLGTFHERQGEQRLLYNQGAFRTAWGRLVGQSSEIHWKEDAQPGFDGDVMGLQAGLDVWAAASDNHRNQIGVFVGRTRAQGRTTGLALGWENVQVGQNRLDDKHVGLYWTFTDSSGGYIDAVAMQSRYDGRVRSSRGLGFGIKGDGTSVSVEAGKPLLHVGQSAWWLEPQVQVIWQRTSLDDRRDEVSRVRFDNDNAWTGRVGLRVAGDYQLADDGWQPYFKLNYWHGRSGEDRIRFDDDTIINSQRSRALEAGVGVVGRFNRTISAYAMADYTRELGGDRNEKRRIIEGNIGLRADW
- a CDS encoding heparan-alpha-glucosaminide N-acetyltransferase domain-containing protein, which encodes MNSTPPRRLGSIDALRGITVAAMLLVNNPGDWSAVFAPLRHSEWHGCTPTDLVFPFFLFLVGVSMAFSVAPRAQDTAARPALARGVLERALRILVAGALLHLMIWWALHTHHFRIWGVLQRIAVCAALVGVLAVYARPRVQVGVLVTLLVGYTALLLGIGDVAPWTNPASRLDTTLFAPWIYQWQADTGLGHDPEGLLSTLGALASTVLGLLAGGLLRSGRAAALAGLGVATAVLGLLLATVLPLNKQLWTPSYVLWTGGLAALALWLGHVLIDQKGWPALGRRFGVNAITAYLGASVMSVALMASGAWSWIWQQLAAAMPQALELASMLQALAFVALWWGVAGWLDRRKIYLKI
- the nagA gene encoding N-acetylglucosamine-6-phosphate deacetylase; translated protein: MATVLHNARILAGDEFRDDLAVVIEDGRISALLPDAAPQLGHAAEQVDLAGGWLLPGFIDVQVNGGGGALFNNTPDVAALRTIAQAHRRFGTTAMLPTLISDDVAVMREAIGAMREAIAQGVPGVIGIHLEGPYIAPTRKGTHDASKFRVPDEEEIALAASLDNGVTLLTLAPERVPLETIRALVERGVIVAAGHTAGTYEEIRAGLDAGVRGFTHLYNAMSPLQGREPGAVGAALEDRDSWIGIIVDGVHVHPASLRVALAAKPRGRLLLVTDAMPPVGADDPSYVLYGETITAIDGVVRNAAGSLAGSALDMATAVRNTVQLLGQPLAEAARMASTYPAQFLNVDDRLGHIAEGYQADLVLLDEALQVRGTWIAGQYEAA